A region of Pyxidicoccus parkwaysis DNA encodes the following proteins:
- a CDS encoding InlB B-repeat-containing protein, whose protein sequence is MKTLLRQGLWLAAASAAVFILACSGGASAGTPPEPAPPSPSFQLTLTRTGDGTVTSSPAGVACGTTCSATFASGTAVTLTAEPAAGYSFRGWSGGGCTGTAACNTTVAATTSIQADFVPVAVAGTQYIPLSLAEGPAAASVPVRTGIPLPKGALSNISALRLETGDGGQEVPAWFDALARWPDGSIKVALLQLVTDLGAARSYRVAYGAGVVRASLPRNIIIGGSPSTELTVDTGLAKFTVSNKGVITRLWRDTSGNGAFEAAEQLVDAGELFMVNAYDNLEYTASAATDAVVTVEESGPLRAVIKAQGSLTNASGAKLLKYLVRYYAHQGSDKVDLEVSVIDDRAEANVESTPTSFAIAARALGMRWHYLSEGAADYRFGGEGGAEYGAKVSGEHSLLQKGQFRFEDGNDLGHTFSYSGVGTGSRAPGWVALDSGNRHLAVMVRDFWQQFPGELSINGNTLTASLFPARGGSAETTQPVLSGVTYRRAESLYFARPGGAKTWQLRLALSHSKGTTSALHSLNDSYQRHRLELTATPEWYVSSGVFGDLDVGTPTGATRGYDASLMQDIYVRSIEQTDGNATMFGWRDYGDRLRAGWAYDLNGVHVPSFYNDTHVGANNFYKQFLRSGDPRWFQLADISTRHFMDFDVSHGPRAGYWSTGGKPQPAGEVHAINHENVDHQVRNLHWGHAHVSGLSDNYLLTGDKRSLDVLTEIANWWKFVSPYFFKRPFKATDLYREAERDFSWPLYVMNEYVRATGDAAYHRDVAGSLVSYLMEWFRTPLNHVGYDPATGAISNTVLGVNDASQGKGYWTMTKMDNNGGYNATGTNPWMAGALIANLIKFREADLQFAAAGQASGVSPPALIDMLLQGTNYVVKYGYDSSKKYFVYSEVTRGYSGGDNHIIYALAYLDRLHAQELAAGRLPHPEWYDTRSTWGTIATRRYDELRNMTVGANTQSYGFYGYEIVYPADFFKVMKDTLGR, encoded by the coding sequence ATGAAAACCCTCCTCCGCCAGGGACTCTGGCTGGCCGCCGCGTCCGCCGCCGTATTCATCCTCGCCTGCTCCGGGGGCGCTTCCGCTGGAACGCCCCCGGAGCCAGCACCACCGTCTCCGTCATTCCAGCTGACGCTCACCCGCACTGGAGACGGCACGGTGACTTCCAGCCCTGCCGGCGTGGCGTGCGGCACCACTTGCTCGGCCACGTTCGCCAGTGGCACCGCCGTCACGCTGACCGCCGAGCCCGCGGCGGGCTACAGCTTCCGTGGCTGGAGCGGAGGTGGCTGTACCGGCACGGCCGCATGCAACACCACCGTCGCCGCCACCACCTCCATACAGGCCGACTTCGTTCCCGTGGCCGTCGCGGGGACTCAGTACATCCCCCTGAGCCTCGCGGAGGGCCCGGCCGCCGCGAGCGTCCCCGTGCGCACGGGCATCCCCCTTCCGAAGGGGGCGCTGTCCAATATCTCCGCCCTGCGGCTGGAGACGGGAGACGGCGGCCAGGAGGTGCCAGCCTGGTTCGACGCCCTTGCTCGCTGGCCGGATGGCTCCATCAAGGTGGCCCTGCTGCAGCTGGTGACCGACCTGGGCGCCGCACGCTCCTACCGCGTTGCCTATGGTGCTGGCGTGGTTCGCGCCTCGCTGCCTCGCAACATCATCATCGGTGGCAGCCCGTCGACGGAGCTCACCGTCGATACCGGCCTGGCGAAGTTCACCGTCAGCAACAAGGGTGTCATCACCCGGCTCTGGCGTGATACCAGCGGCAACGGCGCATTCGAAGCCGCGGAGCAGCTCGTCGACGCGGGCGAGCTGTTCATGGTCAACGCCTACGACAACCTCGAGTACACCGCCTCGGCGGCCACCGATGCCGTCGTCACCGTGGAGGAGAGCGGCCCGCTGCGAGCCGTCATCAAGGCCCAGGGCTCGCTCACCAACGCCAGCGGCGCGAAGCTCCTCAAGTACCTGGTGCGCTATTACGCGCACCAGGGCTCCGACAAGGTCGACCTGGAAGTCTCCGTCATCGACGACCGCGCCGAGGCCAACGTCGAGAGCACGCCCACGTCGTTTGCCATTGCCGCCAGGGCCCTGGGCATGCGCTGGCACTACCTCTCCGAGGGCGCGGCCGACTACCGCTTCGGCGGAGAAGGCGGCGCGGAGTACGGAGCCAAGGTCTCCGGCGAGCACTCCCTCCTGCAGAAGGGCCAGTTCCGCTTCGAGGATGGCAACGACCTGGGCCACACCTTCAGCTACAGCGGCGTGGGCACGGGCAGCCGGGCTCCCGGCTGGGTGGCGCTGGACTCCGGCAATCGCCACCTGGCGGTCATGGTGAGGGACTTCTGGCAGCAGTTCCCGGGCGAGCTGAGCATCAATGGCAATACCCTGACGGCCTCCCTGTTCCCGGCGCGTGGCGGTAGCGCCGAAACCACCCAGCCGGTGCTGTCGGGCGTCACGTATCGCCGCGCGGAGAGCCTGTACTTCGCGCGTCCAGGCGGCGCGAAGACCTGGCAGCTTCGCTTGGCCCTCAGTCACAGCAAGGGCACCACCAGCGCCCTCCACTCGCTCAACGACAGCTATCAGCGCCACCGTCTGGAATTGACGGCCACCCCGGAGTGGTACGTCTCCTCAGGCGTCTTCGGCGACCTGGACGTCGGCACTCCGACGGGAGCGACCAGGGGCTACGACGCGTCGCTGATGCAGGACATCTACGTGAGGAGCATCGAGCAGACCGACGGCAACGCCACCATGTTCGGCTGGCGCGACTACGGCGACCGGCTGAGGGCGGGCTGGGCGTACGACCTGAACGGCGTGCACGTGCCCAGCTTCTACAATGACACCCACGTCGGCGCGAACAACTTCTACAAACAGTTCCTGCGCAGCGGAGACCCTCGCTGGTTCCAGTTGGCGGATATCAGCACCCGCCACTTCATGGACTTCGACGTGTCGCATGGGCCTCGCGCCGGCTACTGGAGCACGGGCGGCAAGCCGCAGCCGGCGGGCGAAGTGCACGCCATCAACCACGAGAATGTGGACCACCAGGTCCGCAACCTGCACTGGGGCCACGCGCATGTGAGCGGCCTGAGCGACAACTATCTGCTCACCGGAGACAAGCGCTCGCTCGACGTGCTCACGGAAATCGCCAACTGGTGGAAGTTCGTGTCGCCGTACTTCTTCAAGCGCCCGTTCAAGGCGACGGACCTGTACCGCGAGGCCGAGCGTGACTTCTCCTGGCCCCTCTACGTGATGAACGAATACGTGCGAGCGACGGGCGATGCGGCGTACCACAGGGACGTGGCGGGCAGCCTGGTCAGCTACCTGATGGAGTGGTTCAGGACTCCGCTCAACCACGTGGGCTACGACCCGGCCACGGGCGCCATCTCCAACACCGTCCTCGGGGTGAACGACGCCAGCCAGGGGAAGGGGTACTGGACCATGACCAAGATGGACAACAATGGCGGGTACAACGCCACCGGCACCAACCCGTGGATGGCGGGCGCGCTCATCGCCAACCTCATCAAGTTCCGCGAGGCCGACCTCCAGTTCGCCGCCGCGGGGCAGGCGTCGGGGGTGAGCCCGCCGGCGCTCATCGACATGCTGCTGCAGGGCACGAACTACGTGGTGAAGTACGGCTACGACAGCAGCAAGAAGTACTTCGTGTACTCCGAGGTGACTCGCGGCTACAGCGGTGGCGACAATCACATCATCTACGCGCTGGCCTACCTGGACCGCCTGCACGCGCAGGAGCTCGCGGCGGGCCGCCTGCCCCACCCGGAGTGGTACGACACCCGGAGCACGTGGGGCACCATCGCCACCCGCCGCTACGATGAATTGCGGAACATGACGGTGGGAGCGAATACCCAGTCGTATGGCTTCTACGGCTACGAGATTGTCTACCCGGCCGACTTCTTCAAGGTGATGAAGGACACGCTCGGCCGGTAG